In Paenibacillus sp. FSL R7-0345, a single window of DNA contains:
- a CDS encoding LacI family DNA-binding transcriptional regulator has product MNIHDVAKKSGLSVVTVSRVLNNSPSVRESNRQRVLNAMEELNYSPNSAARSLVRGKTGVIGMSITNFNDSFYDRVIRVVNRKLAEQGYFLALSIAGNEEEGVNFLFQKDRVDGIILLSPLEEKEYVEELKRKNIPFVLLDNQFQHEDVPSVVVDNFLGGYEATRHLIGLGHTQIAYIGGPSVFLSVAERKRGFIQALDEAGLAPFGTDSCGFTVSGGYEVAKRWMREDKLPTAFFCGDDFIALGLVQALREEGIRVPHDISVVGFDDQQIVGEFYPRLTTVRQPEAQMGSIGVDLLMKRINEEAMPPAVTKLAPQLLVRESTASVRLT; this is encoded by the coding sequence ATGAATATTCATGATGTAGCCAAAAAGTCGGGGCTCTCTGTAGTAACCGTATCCAGAGTGCTTAACAACTCACCATCTGTACGTGAGAGCAACAGGCAGAGAGTGCTAAATGCCATGGAGGAATTGAATTATTCGCCCAATTCGGCGGCGCGGAGTCTCGTACGCGGCAAGACAGGGGTCATCGGGATGTCGATTACCAACTTTAACGACTCTTTCTATGACCGGGTGATTCGCGTGGTGAACCGGAAGCTGGCAGAGCAGGGTTATTTTCTGGCCCTGTCCATTGCCGGAAATGAGGAGGAAGGCGTAAACTTTCTGTTTCAGAAGGACCGCGTCGACGGAATCATCCTGCTGTCCCCGCTTGAGGAGAAGGAATACGTAGAAGAGCTGAAGCGGAAGAACATTCCGTTTGTCCTGCTGGATAACCAGTTCCAGCATGAGGATGTTCCCAGCGTCGTCGTCGACAACTTTCTGGGAGGATATGAGGCTACCCGGCACCTGATTGGCCTTGGACACACCCAGATTGCTTATATCGGCGGCCCTTCAGTGTTCCTGAGCGTAGCGGAGCGCAAACGGGGCTTTATCCAGGCGCTGGATGAAGCAGGGCTGGCGCCCTTCGGCACAGATTCCTGCGGATTTACGGTCAGCGGAGGCTATGAGGTAGCCAAGCGGTGGATGCGTGAGGATAAGCTGCCGACGGCATTCTTTTGCGGGGATGACTTTATTGCCCTGGGACTGGTGCAGGCGCTGCGGGAAGAGGGCATCCGCGTTCCCCATGATATCTCGGTGGTCGGCTTTGATGATCAGCAGATCGTAGGTGAATTCTATCCGCGGCTGACGACGGTCAGGCAGCCTGAAGCGCAAATGGGCAGCATCGGCGTTGATCTGCTGATGAAACGGATCAATGAAGAGGCGATGCCGCCCGCTGTCACCAAGCTTGCTCCTCAGCTTCTCGTGCGGGAATCGACTGCATCTGTAAGATTAACCTGA
- a CDS encoding BadF/BadG/BcrA/BcrD ATPase family protein has protein sequence MKYYLGVDAGGSKTYAMIANEQGAVIGTGRGGNGNHQKNREQAESSLQQAVSEALKASGLTKDQLEYSWFGLAGADRETDFQILRPMISRFGHPRTGISCDTWNALRSGTDKSYGVVLICGSGVNCAGKNPQGAEYQCGGFGYRFGDFGGGYDLSVEVFRSVLRADDGRGDKTVLSERLIHLLGYTTVSEMREDYLDHYRELPPRIAELLFQAADEGDQVAAGLLARQGDELGLAAAATIRKLSMEQDSFDIVLAGSLLSKGDRSGIIRRAIEQRVKPLAPNGTLRALTREPVVGSVVLAMESSGMNVYQEVLDRLSQGEEGL, from the coding sequence GTGAAGTATTACTTGGGAGTAGATGCAGGAGGCAGTAAAACGTACGCCATGATTGCCAATGAACAGGGTGCAGTCATTGGCACAGGCCGGGGAGGGAACGGAAATCATCAGAAAAACCGGGAGCAGGCAGAGAGCAGTCTGCAGCAGGCCGTCTCGGAAGCGCTTAAGGCATCGGGGCTGACCAAGGACCAGCTGGAGTACTCCTGGTTCGGTCTGGCAGGGGCGGACCGGGAGACGGACTTTCAGATTTTGCGGCCGATGATCAGCCGCTTCGGCCATCCGCGGACCGGGATTTCCTGCGATACCTGGAATGCGCTGCGCTCCGGGACAGACAAGAGCTATGGAGTCGTGCTGATCTGCGGCTCCGGTGTGAACTGCGCCGGGAAAAATCCGCAAGGAGCTGAATACCAGTGCGGCGGGTTCGGCTACCGGTTCGGTGATTTTGGCGGCGGCTATGATTTAAGTGTTGAGGTGTTCCGCAGCGTTCTGCGTGCAGATGATGGAAGAGGCGACAAGACGGTTTTAAGTGAACGTCTGATTCATTTACTGGGTTATACCACTGTTTCAGAGATGAGAGAGGATTATCTGGATCATTACAGGGAGCTGCCTCCCCGTATAGCCGAGCTGCTGTTTCAGGCGGCAGATGAAGGAGACCAGGTGGCCGCCGGGCTGCTGGCCAGGCAAGGGGATGAGCTGGGATTAGCCGCTGCTGCAACAATCCGGAAATTATCTATGGAGCAGGACAGCTTTGACATTGTCCTTGCAGGCAGCCTGCTGTCCAAAGGGGACCGCTCCGGCATCATCCGGCGGGCCATAGAGCAGAGAGTGAAACCACTGGCTCCAAATGGCACTTTAAGGGCTTTAACCCGGGAGCCGGTTGTAGGATCGGTCGTTCTGGCAATGGAAAGCAGCGGTATGAATGTGTATCAGGAGGTTCTTGATCGTCTATCACAGGGTGAAGAGGGGCTATGA
- a CDS encoding ABC transporter permease subunit: MKAAVKPGLWKKWTNQLDLQSMVWPGIIFVAIFSYIPMYGVVMAFQQYDIFNGILESPWAGLMHFRMFFEAPEFWNVMRNTIVISLLKLIITFPAPILLALMLNEVGNMGFKRFVQTVSYLPYFLSWVIVSGFVFSLLSVDNGTVNFLLERLNLIQEPVNFLAVPEYFWSILVSVNVWKEIGFGSIVYLAAIAGVDPAMYEAASIDGASRFKQIFSITLPSISPVIIIFMILAIGNLLSAGFEDILLLATNPILRPYSDVIDTYVYRVGILNARFSYATAVGLFKAVISVILLVTANKIARKADVSLW; this comes from the coding sequence ATGAAGGCGGCCGTTAAACCAGGTTTATGGAAGAAATGGACCAATCAGCTGGATTTGCAGTCCATGGTTTGGCCGGGAATTATTTTTGTTGCCATATTCAGTTATATCCCGATGTACGGCGTGGTAATGGCGTTTCAGCAGTACGATATTTTTAACGGTATTCTGGAAAGCCCGTGGGCCGGGTTAATGCATTTTAGAATGTTCTTCGAAGCGCCCGAGTTCTGGAATGTGATGCGCAATACGATTGTCATCAGCCTGCTCAAGCTTATTATCACCTTTCCGGCTCCGATCCTGCTTGCCCTGATGCTGAACGAAGTCGGGAATATGGGCTTTAAACGCTTTGTCCAGACCGTCAGCTATCTGCCTTATTTCCTGTCCTGGGTCATTGTCTCCGGCTTTGTGTTCTCGCTGCTGTCTGTGGACAACGGAACGGTGAACTTTTTGCTGGAACGGCTGAACCTGATACAGGAGCCGGTGAACTTTTTGGCAGTACCGGAGTACTTCTGGTCCATTCTGGTGAGCGTCAATGTGTGGAAGGAGATTGGATTCGGGAGCATCGTCTACCTGGCTGCAATCGCCGGTGTTGACCCCGCTATGTATGAGGCCGCTTCGATCGACGGCGCAAGCCGGTTTAAGCAAATCTTTTCTATAACACTCCCCAGTATTTCTCCTGTCATTATCATCTTTATGATTCTGGCCATCGGCAATCTGCTCAGTGCGGGCTTTGAAGACATTTTGCTGCTGGCAACCAATCCAATCCTGCGGCCTTACTCCGATGTTATCGACACCTATGTGTACCGTGTTGGAATACTTAATGCCAGATTCTCTTATGCGACAGCGGTAGGGCTGTTCAAAGCGGTAATCAGTGTAATTCTGCTGGTAACAGCCAACAAAATCGCCCGCAAGGCCGACGTCAGTCTCTGGTAG
- a CDS encoding extracellular solute-binding protein, producing the protein MRNVLKGVSFLSLSLLLLLTACSGGGNSGSSQNTNGEPSNTGTVAEDGSGIKPVTFSFYGNYDWLTTAPWAENEATRWIQENRKVTVEPVQSGGASAEKLNTMIVSGDLPDVIFTDRGSTVERLVQAGRLVALDDYYEKYPNFKKYVKESTLNLLRSEDGKIYQIPNWYTSGQFGNGGWMVNKDIYNALGKPKLETFDDLYQYLLQVRDKYPDVVPLEVGEKGAGLEIMYGGFRENATSKFISLMGYPEGDKLLPVYDDPAFEEMMLYINKLFRERLITQDALQQTQDAVKEKVNTGRVAVMVESNITTYGAEGHRALTAGNPDSGYEIIWPVHKAGLDKNKVFVSGFETLGWNVNVITTKAKDPEAIFAYFDWITGPEGQKVLFFGPKGLYWDEEDADGAPVPNEKYKTTPANERTETMRKFEDFNWAGNTTFIDTAKMSLEASLSANQKSWETVAQSTVTWKTALDITEFVNTDPVPETETGIIAQNIQDIHTLAFAQMVQAKSDEEVLSALEKARKNADKAGLDKLLAFKTEKWQENVQKINATK; encoded by the coding sequence ATGCGCAATGTCTTGAAAGGGGTATCGTTTCTGTCGCTCTCCCTGCTGCTGCTGCTCACGGCCTGCAGCGGAGGCGGAAATTCCGGATCTTCACAAAATACAAACGGGGAGCCCTCGAATACCGGAACTGTGGCGGAGGACGGCAGCGGAATTAAACCTGTAACCTTCAGCTTCTATGGCAACTATGACTGGCTGACGACAGCGCCCTGGGCGGAGAATGAGGCGACCCGCTGGATTCAGGAGAACCGGAAGGTTACCGTTGAACCGGTGCAATCGGGGGGAGCCTCCGCCGAAAAGCTTAACACTATGATCGTCAGCGGCGATTTGCCGGATGTTATTTTCACCGACAGGGGATCCACAGTGGAACGGCTGGTGCAGGCGGGAAGACTCGTTGCGCTGGACGATTACTATGAGAAGTATCCGAATTTCAAGAAATATGTAAAAGAATCCACCCTGAACCTGCTCCGCTCGGAAGACGGCAAGATCTATCAGATCCCGAACTGGTACACCTCAGGGCAATTCGGCAACGGCGGCTGGATGGTTAATAAGGATATATACAATGCGCTCGGCAAACCGAAGCTGGAAACCTTCGACGATCTGTATCAATATTTGCTCCAGGTACGAGACAAGTATCCGGATGTAGTGCCGCTCGAGGTCGGTGAGAAGGGGGCTGGCCTGGAGATCATGTACGGAGGTTTCCGGGAAAATGCCACCAGCAAATTCATTTCGCTCATGGGCTACCCGGAAGGTGACAAGCTGCTCCCGGTCTATGATGATCCTGCGTTCGAGGAGATGATGCTGTACATCAACAAGCTGTTCCGGGAACGGCTGATCACCCAGGATGCGCTGCAGCAGACCCAGGATGCGGTTAAAGAAAAGGTAAATACCGGGCGTGTAGCGGTTATGGTCGAATCCAATATCACAACGTACGGGGCCGAAGGTCACCGGGCACTGACAGCAGGCAATCCGGATAGCGGATATGAGATCATCTGGCCGGTGCACAAAGCGGGACTGGACAAAAACAAGGTGTTTGTCAGCGGATTTGAGACGCTGGGCTGGAACGTAAACGTCATTACGACCAAAGCCAAGGATCCGGAGGCGATCTTCGCTTATTTTGACTGGATCACGGGTCCGGAGGGGCAGAAGGTGCTGTTCTTCGGTCCGAAAGGCCTGTACTGGGATGAAGAGGATGCGGACGGGGCGCCGGTTCCAAATGAGAAATACAAGACAACGCCGGCCAACGAGCGTACGGAAACGATGCGCAAATTCGAGGACTTCAACTGGGCGGGCAACACAACCTTTATCGATACGGCCAAAATGAGCCTTGAGGCTTCGCTCTCCGCCAACCAGAAGTCGTGGGAAACGGTGGCGCAATCGACAGTCACCTGGAAGACCGCGCTGGATATTACGGAATTCGTAAATACCGATCCGGTTCCGGAGACAGAAACCGGCATCATCGCGCAGAATATTCAGGATATTCATACGCTGGCTTTTGCCCAGATGGTGCAGGCGAAATCCGATGAAGAAGTGCTGTCAGCGCTGGAAAAGGCCAGAAAGAATGCCGATAAAGCCGGACTGGATAAGCTGCTTGCGTTCAAGACTGAAAAGTGGCAGGAGAATGTGCAAAAAATTAACGCGACGAAATAA
- a CDS encoding family 10 glycosylhydrolase, translated as MTFGFKKRFIAALSFLLVMPVIGTSAPVKAAGESNTPFETEVIVRTVNQFKNKTDVTNFIALSQTYGVDVISMNVKQDEDDEVPSGRVFYQSDIAPIAQGYENFDALQEVVTAAHAAGIKVHAWIPQFHDQEAFLKHPEWQMQALVNGVRIPFKGSNGNEYFVNPIRAEVQQYERSIIQEVIDNYDVDGVVLDWIRFDNYNMDVSDYTVAKYQAQFGYSPLTINFNTDSAKRQQWNEWRTEQIGEYVGDIREDIDQSANPDVQLGVYILPPEFTEVGQNVAKFKDDIDFVAPMAYFDDWDFNSDWVYSTSYGILKDTSDRISGSGAEIVATLDNDWTDDQYQEIYQGIRQNYPGVKRLSFFAYGAWPESELIKIHERETWPTPDWTSPEDEDYAAQLPAGWKARNIGSLPGTVTYSSSNKQFTVSSSSTDIWGNGDQLNYIYQSLRGNAEIVVKVQSFSRLDGWAKAGVMIRETLNHDAKHVDMMLTPENGASFQYRTATTGITADHTTAATAPKWLKLTRSGNTFTGAISSNGTSWQTVGSVQVPMTSKVYIGLAVSNPGDDSRNKAVFGNVKITN; from the coding sequence ATGACATTTGGATTCAAAAAGAGATTCATTGCGGCGCTGAGCTTCTTATTGGTTATGCCGGTCATCGGCACTTCTGCTCCTGTCAAGGCAGCGGGGGAGAGCAACACTCCTTTTGAAACAGAAGTTATTGTACGGACGGTCAATCAGTTCAAGAACAAGACGGATGTCACAAATTTCATCGCGCTGTCCCAAACCTACGGTGTTGATGTCATCAGCATGAACGTGAAGCAGGATGAGGATGACGAGGTCCCGTCCGGCCGGGTGTTCTATCAGAGCGATATCGCGCCGATTGCCCAAGGCTATGAGAATTTCGATGCCCTGCAGGAGGTAGTTACGGCTGCCCATGCCGCAGGGATCAAGGTTCATGCCTGGATTCCGCAGTTCCATGATCAGGAGGCCTTTCTGAAACACCCGGAGTGGCAGATGCAGGCGCTGGTTAACGGGGTTCGGATACCGTTTAAGGGTTCGAACGGCAACGAATATTTTGTTAATCCGATCCGCGCAGAAGTGCAGCAGTATGAACGCTCCATCATTCAGGAAGTAATCGATAATTATGATGTTGACGGGGTTGTGCTGGACTGGATCCGTTTCGACAATTACAACATGGACGTCAGCGATTACACGGTGGCAAAATACCAGGCGCAGTTCGGCTATTCCCCGCTCACCATTAATTTCAATACAGATTCGGCAAAGCGCCAGCAGTGGAATGAATGGAGAACAGAGCAGATTGGCGAGTATGTAGGGGATATCCGGGAGGATATTGACCAGTCCGCTAACCCGGATGTGCAGCTCGGCGTGTATATTTTGCCGCCTGAATTTACGGAAGTCGGGCAGAATGTAGCCAAATTCAAGGATGATATCGATTTTGTCGCCCCGATGGCTTACTTTGACGATTGGGATTTCAACAGCGACTGGGTATACAGCACATCCTACGGAATCCTGAAGGATACGAGCGACCGGATCAGCGGCAGCGGTGCGGAAATTGTCGCGACGCTGGATAATGACTGGACCGACGATCAATATCAGGAGATTTATCAGGGAATCCGCCAGAATTACCCGGGCGTAAAGCGGCTGTCCTTCTTTGCTTACGGGGCATGGCCGGAATCCGAGCTGATCAAAATCCATGAACGTGAAACCTGGCCGACACCGGACTGGACGTCACCTGAGGATGAGGACTATGCTGCCCAATTGCCGGCCGGCTGGAAGGCGCGGAATATCGGTTCCCTGCCGGGGACTGTTACTTACAGTTCCTCTAATAAGCAATTCACAGTGAGCAGCAGCTCTACGGATATCTGGGGAAATGGTGATCAGCTGAACTATATTTATCAATCCCTGAGAGGCAATGCCGAGATTGTGGTCAAAGTGCAGTCCTTCAGCCGTCTGGACGGCTGGGCCAAGGCGGGAGTCATGATCCGCGAGACACTTAATCATGATGCGAAGCATGTCGATATGATGCTTACTCCTGAGAACGGCGCAAGCTTCCAGTACCGTACAGCGACCACCGGTATTACCGCCGACCATACTACCGCTGCAACGGCTCCTAAATGGCTGAAGCTGACCCGGAGCGGAAATACCTTCACCGGGGCGATTTCCTCCAACGGAACAAGCTGGCAGACGGTCGGATCGGTTCAGGTTCCGATGACGAGCAAGGTGTATATCGGCCTGGCCGTCAGTAATCCCGGAGATGACTCACGGAATAAGGCCGTGTTCGGGAATGTGAAGATTACCAACTAA
- a CDS encoding 6-phospho-beta-glucosidase — MKEALKLVVIGAGSSYTPELMEGIIMHHHELPVGEVWLVDIEEGKEKLHTIAELSKRMVAKAGLPITVVETLNRREAVAGADFVCTQIRVGMLEARKWDELIPLRYNVIGQETTGPGGMMKGLRTIPVILDICRDIEELAPDAWLLNFTNPAGMVTEAVHKYSSVKSVGLCNSPIGFQKWLSGFFGLPAEKIYSEFVGINHLHWVSDVVVNGESKLQELIDYPQSYKASNVPFDSWDHRFLNGLKAIPSYYLSYFYMTDAMLAEQKETAATTGSRAEVVKRVEEELFELYRNEELQEKPKQLEQRGGAYYSEAAVLLMRSIYNDARDIQTLNVRNNGIISFLPDDASIEVNCIVTKQGPLPVPLRKIPQSVGGLLAAVKQYESLTIEAAVHGDRDIALQALVHHPLVPSVTVAEQLLDEMLEKNKTYLPLFN; from the coding sequence ATGAAAGAGGCATTGAAGCTGGTTGTTATCGGAGCGGGATCATCGTATACGCCCGAGCTTATGGAAGGCATCATCATGCATCACCATGAGCTGCCCGTTGGTGAAGTATGGCTTGTAGATATTGAGGAAGGGAAAGAGAAGCTGCATACGATTGCGGAGCTGAGCAAGCGTATGGTTGCCAAGGCCGGGCTGCCTATTACCGTAGTGGAAACACTTAACCGCAGAGAGGCCGTCGCCGGAGCGGATTTTGTCTGCACGCAAATCCGGGTGGGCATGCTGGAAGCACGCAAATGGGATGAGCTTATTCCGCTTCGGTACAATGTCATCGGCCAGGAAACGACCGGCCCGGGAGGAATGATGAAGGGCTTGCGGACGATCCCGGTCATTCTGGATATCTGCAGGGATATTGAGGAGCTTGCACCGGATGCCTGGCTGCTGAATTTTACGAATCCTGCAGGCATGGTCACCGAGGCGGTTCACAAGTACTCGTCGGTTAAGAGTGTGGGCCTGTGCAATTCGCCGATCGGTTTTCAAAAATGGCTCTCCGGCTTCTTCGGCCTGCCGGCCGAGAAAATCTACTCCGAATTTGTCGGCATCAATCATCTGCACTGGGTATCCGATGTTGTGGTGAACGGAGAGAGCAAGCTGCAGGAGCTGATAGATTATCCCCAGAGCTATAAGGCAAGCAATGTGCCGTTTGATTCCTGGGACCACCGGTTCCTGAACGGGCTTAAGGCTATTCCCTCCTATTATCTGAGCTATTTCTATATGACGGACGCCATGCTGGCAGAGCAAAAGGAAACGGCAGCCACAACCGGCTCGCGCGCCGAGGTGGTGAAGAGGGTCGAAGAGGAGCTGTTCGAGCTGTACCGGAACGAAGAGCTGCAGGAGAAGCCGAAGCAGCTGGAGCAGCGCGGCGGGGCCTATTACTCGGAGGCGGCAGTCCTGCTGATGCGGTCGATTTATAATGATGCCCGCGATATCCAGACGCTGAATGTGCGCAATAACGGCATTATCAGCTTCCTGCCGGACGATGCCTCGATTGAGGTCAACTGTATAGTGACCAAGCAAGGTCCGCTGCCGGTTCCGCTGCGCAAGATTCCCCAGTCCGTCGGAGGTCTGCTGGCCGCAGTCAAGCAGTACGAGAGCCTGACCATCGAGGCTGCCGTACACGGAGACCGCGATATTGCCCTGCAGGCATTGGTCCATCATCCGCTGGTGCCTTCGGTCACTGTGGCGGAGCAGCTGCTGGACGAAATGCTGGAGAAGAATAAAACGTACCTGCCGTTATTTAACTAG
- a CDS encoding helix-turn-helix transcriptional regulator gives MKGNDHHSKFLLTHREREVFELLVQDKTTRDIAGLLFISEKTVRNHISNVMQKLNVKGRSQAVVELIKLGELKI, from the coding sequence TTGAAGGGGAACGATCATCACAGCAAATTTCTGTTAACGCATCGTGAGCGCGAAGTATTCGAGCTCCTAGTGCAGGACAAAACTACACGGGATATTGCCGGATTGTTATTTATCAGCGAAAAAACGGTCCGCAACCATATCTCCAACGTCATGCAAAAGTTAAACGTTAAAGGCCGTTCGCAAGCGGTTGTCGAGCTGATCAAGCTTGGGGAGCTGAAAATATAG
- a CDS encoding LacI family DNA-binding transcriptional regulator — protein MANIKEIARIAGVSVTTVSRVLNNHPYVSETKRAAVLQTIEHLNYARNMNAVHLSTGRTGTVAVILPYINLFYFSVVMDGLAHEALLAQYRLILCQSNYDPDEELKVLEMLRNKEIDGVVVVSTALQPEVIEEYTEYGPVVSCQDSGERRFSSVYIEHYAAFRHGLEYLKDKGYRKIGYCEGRQNGSSASIRQTAFHAFLAEHGLPFRQEWMVFDCMQEEDGAAVARSLLQMAERPEVFIVTGDHVAAGLIIEARKHGLRIPEDVAVMGFDNQPIGRLLDITTIDNHLYDMGAAAFRIIHEQIRTGSRQPVYRKLDYEIIERGTV, from the coding sequence ATGGCTAATATCAAAGAAATCGCCCGCATCGCCGGTGTTTCCGTTACGACTGTATCGCGGGTGCTGAATAATCATCCTTATGTGAGTGAGACGAAGAGGGCCGCTGTGCTCCAGACAATAGAGCACCTGAACTATGCGCGGAATATGAATGCGGTGCATCTGAGTACCGGGCGGACGGGGACGGTTGCGGTGATTTTGCCGTATATTAATCTGTTCTATTTCTCGGTGGTGATGGACGGGCTGGCCCATGAGGCGCTGCTGGCGCAGTACCGGCTGATTCTCTGCCAGAGCAACTATGACCCGGATGAAGAACTGAAAGTGCTGGAGATGCTGCGCAATAAAGAGATTGACGGTGTGGTCGTTGTGTCGACGGCACTGCAGCCGGAGGTCATTGAGGAGTATACGGAGTACGGGCCGGTTGTAAGCTGCCAGGACAGCGGGGAGCGGCGTTTTTCCTCTGTGTATATTGAGCATTATGCGGCTTTCCGGCATGGGCTGGAGTACTTAAAAGATAAAGGCTACCGCAAAATCGGCTACTGCGAGGGCCGGCAGAACGGCAGCAGCGCCTCGATCCGGCAGACGGCTTTTCATGCTTTTCTTGCTGAACACGGACTGCCCTTCCGGCAGGAATGGATGGTGTTTGACTGCATGCAGGAGGAGGACGGGGCGGCAGTTGCCCGTTCGCTGCTTCAGATGGCGGAACGGCCGGAGGTGTTCATTGTGACCGGCGACCATGTTGCGGCAGGCCTGATTATCGAGGCGCGTAAGCATGGCCTGCGTATCCCGGAGGATGTTGCTGTTATGGGCTTTGACAACCAGCCGATCGGCCGGCTACTGGACATTACGACCATCGACAACCATCTCTACGACATGGGCGCCGCCGCCTTCCGCATTATTCACGAACAGATCCGTACAGGTAGCCGGCAGCCTGTATACCGTAAGCTGGATTATGAGATTATTGAGCGGGGGACGGTGTAG
- a CDS encoding SagB/ThcOx family dehydrogenase: MARYEQERQFLKSNFHEFKHIKTDKIKGVAQPPIVKSYHPDSPIIDLPEVSRDVVRKENIFDCIDQRRSTRFYSAETLSLDELSYLLWATQGITGMNPNGLTLRTVPCSGATHTFETYLLIMRVEGVKQGIYRYLPAGHKLLFMFELEQIEQKVDAITLDQPFVPNFAKKAAVLFAWSTTPYRSEWKYDISAHKKILIDVGHVCQNLYLSSESIGAGACAIGIYDQKLIDEVLGLDGEEEFVIYLGAVGKKRE, encoded by the coding sequence ATGGCAAGATACGAGCAGGAACGGCAATTTCTAAAATCCAATTTTCATGAATTCAAACATATAAAAACAGACAAGATCAAGGGAGTTGCCCAACCGCCAATTGTTAAATCCTATCATCCGGACTCGCCAATCATTGATTTGCCGGAAGTCAGCAGGGACGTTGTGCGTAAGGAAAATATTTTTGATTGCATAGATCAGCGAAGAAGTACAAGATTCTATTCTGCGGAAACGCTAAGCCTGGATGAATTGTCTTATTTATTATGGGCCACCCAGGGCATTACGGGGATGAACCCTAATGGGCTTACCTTGCGGACGGTACCCTGCAGCGGGGCGACGCATACTTTTGAAACCTATTTACTGATTATGCGGGTGGAGGGTGTGAAGCAAGGGATTTACAGGTACCTGCCTGCCGGGCACAAGCTCTTGTTTATGTTTGAATTGGAACAGATCGAGCAGAAGGTTGACGCTATTACTTTGGATCAGCCGTTTGTCCCTAATTTTGCGAAGAAGGCGGCTGTGCTGTTTGCGTGGAGTACTACACCGTACCGCTCTGAATGGAAGTATGATATATCGGCTCACAAAAAAATCCTCATCGATGTGGGGCATGTCTGCCAGAACCTGTATCTGTCCAGTGAATCTATCGGTGCAGGCGCCTGTGCCATTGGAATCTATGATCAAAAGCTGATTGATGAGGTGCTGGGGTTAGACGGTGAGGAAGAGTTCGTGATCTATCTTGGTGCGGTCGGGAAGAAACGGGAATAG
- a CDS encoding carbohydrate ABC transporter permease codes for MRLSLGDKMMQRSIYLLLALMSVIMLYPFWNALVISFNQGSDTALGGITLWPRAYTLENYYIVFQDHRLLNSFMITILRTLSGTALSVFFTALLAYGMSKKTLLFRKQYMVFFMITMFFSGGLIPSYMLIRSLGMLDTFWVLVIPGIISVYNMIVIRTFFAALPDGLEESAKMDGCSNYGIFFRIVIPVSGPVLATIALFTAVGYWNDWFTGAIYITKDDLLPIQTLLRQIMNSNIMTEIGSSNAIALDHMNRNRTITTKSLTMATMMIATIPIILTYPFLQKYFVKGVLIGSLKE; via the coding sequence ATGAGGCTAAGCCTGGGCGACAAAATGATGCAGCGGAGTATTTATCTCCTCTTGGCACTGATGTCGGTGATCATGCTCTACCCGTTCTGGAATGCGCTGGTCATCTCTTTTAATCAGGGAAGCGATACGGCACTCGGCGGCATAACCCTGTGGCCGAGAGCGTATACGCTGGAGAACTATTATATTGTGTTTCAGGATCACCGGCTGCTGAATTCATTCATGATTACGATTCTGCGAACCTTGAGCGGCACGGCATTATCCGTTTTCTTCACGGCACTGTTAGCCTACGGCATGTCCAAAAAGACACTGCTGTTCCGCAAGCAATATATGGTGTTTTTTATGATTACGATGTTTTTTAGCGGAGGGCTGATTCCCTCCTATATGCTGATCCGCTCTCTGGGGATGCTCGACACCTTCTGGGTCCTGGTTATCCCGGGCATCATCAGCGTCTATAACATGATTGTCATCCGCACCTTTTTCGCTGCGCTGCCTGACGGGCTGGAGGAATCGGCAAAAATGGACGGCTGCAGCAACTACGGCATCTTTTTCCGGATTGTCATTCCGGTCTCGGGTCCGGTGCTTGCCACGATTGCTTTATTTACGGCGGTGGGTTACTGGAACGACTGGTTTACGGGGGCGATCTACATTACCAAGGATGATCTGCTGCCGATACAGACCCTGCTGCGGCAAATTATGAACTCCAACATTATGACCGAAATCGGGTCCTCGAATGCCATTGCCCTGGATCATATGAACCGGAACCGGACGATTACCACGAAATCGCTGACGATGGCGACGATGATGATTGCTACGATTCCGATTATTTTAACGTATCCTTTTCTCCAGAAATATTTCGTTAAAGGTGTGCTGATTGGTTCATTGAAAGAATAG